From Halosolutus amylolyticus, a single genomic window includes:
- a CDS encoding MmgE/PrpD family protein: MSDDEPDPTSEWEASIFDGLESPVPDPVLDRGAKTVADVLAATVAGSAAEPYDDVWERVDLPPGDATVVGTDRTTAPVQAATLNGTAAIVQEIEEGHNTGGHVGAGIVTGALAMAERADADGETLVESCVRAYEICARLEYAIFAMKDRLNDAVPWLVRDPHSTWTTVGPAVAGVLCTDPDRSTVRETFRLAANRAVVSMDDPYEAGPPSRNVTAGASASAGVTMAQLARAGMPGSATVMESVYDPFEDLLPEGFASLFADLGERWAITENYFKPYPSCRYTHAPLDALRAVDRDIEPAQIDRVVVETYANAADMAHTSPETLTGAKFSIPYVLARQLHSGDVALEHFTPDAIAEDAVQRLADRVEVRADDEFEAAFPDDWGARVTVERRDGDAVSAERAYPRGDYRDPIPGDEFAARLETLLAHGLPAADRERATAVVRSPREYDARAIGAALRPERRGDR; encoded by the coding sequence ATGAGCGACGACGAACCGGACCCGACGAGCGAGTGGGAGGCGTCGATCTTCGACGGTCTCGAGTCGCCGGTTCCCGATCCGGTGCTCGATCGCGGTGCGAAGACGGTCGCGGACGTGCTGGCGGCGACGGTCGCCGGTAGCGCGGCCGAGCCGTACGACGACGTCTGGGAGCGCGTCGACCTGCCGCCGGGCGACGCGACGGTCGTCGGCACGGACCGGACGACGGCACCGGTCCAGGCGGCGACGCTGAACGGGACCGCGGCGATCGTCCAGGAGATCGAGGAGGGGCACAACACGGGCGGACACGTCGGTGCCGGAATCGTCACCGGGGCGCTCGCGATGGCGGAACGGGCGGACGCCGACGGCGAGACGCTGGTCGAGAGCTGCGTGCGCGCCTACGAGATCTGTGCCAGGCTCGAGTACGCCATCTTCGCGATGAAAGATCGGCTCAACGACGCCGTCCCGTGGCTCGTCAGGGACCCACACTCGACGTGGACGACCGTCGGCCCGGCCGTCGCGGGCGTGCTCTGTACCGATCCCGATCGGTCGACGGTCCGCGAGACGTTCCGACTCGCGGCGAACCGCGCCGTCGTCTCGATGGACGACCCCTACGAAGCGGGCCCGCCGTCGCGGAACGTGACCGCGGGTGCGTCCGCGAGCGCTGGCGTCACGATGGCCCAGCTCGCACGAGCCGGGATGCCCGGGTCGGCGACGGTGATGGAGTCAGTGTACGATCCCTTCGAGGACCTGCTCCCCGAGGGGTTCGCGTCGCTGTTCGCCGACCTCGGCGAGCGCTGGGCGATCACGGAGAACTACTTCAAGCCGTATCCGTCCTGCCGGTACACGCACGCCCCGCTCGACGCGTTGCGCGCCGTCGATCGCGATATCGAACCCGCCCAGATCGATCGGGTCGTCGTCGAGACGTACGCGAACGCGGCGGACATGGCCCACACCTCGCCGGAGACGCTGACGGGCGCGAAGTTCTCGATCCCGTACGTCCTCGCCCGACAGCTCCACAGCGGCGACGTCGCGCTCGAGCACTTCACCCCCGACGCGATCGCCGAGGACGCAGTCCAGCGGCTCGCGGACCGGGTCGAGGTCCGGGCCGACGACGAGTTCGAGGCCGCGTTCCCGGACGACTGGGGGGCCCGCGTCACCGTCGAGCGTCGCGACGGCGACGCGGTCAGCGCCGAGCGCGCGTACCCGCGCGGCGACTACCGTGATCCGATCCCCGGCGACGAGTTCGCGGCCCGGCTCGAGACGCTCCTCGCGCACGGGCTCCCGGCCGCCGATCGCGAGCGGGCGACCGCGGTCGTCCGATCGCCCAGGGAGTACGACGCGCGGGCGATCGGGGCCGCGCTTCGCCCGGAACGTCGAGGCGATCGGTAG
- a CDS encoding HalOD1 output domain-containing protein: protein MTSDEGGHRDYADGDERLWDRATTGPPSHTVITAVARLEGCNPMDLPPLYDAIDPEAIDALFPDEPNCGADRVSFRYCGYEIDVRPSVVRIRDGD, encoded by the coding sequence ATGACCAGTGACGAGGGGGGACACCGTGATTACGCCGACGGCGACGAGCGGCTCTGGGACAGGGCGACGACCGGTCCCCCGTCGCACACCGTGATAACGGCAGTTGCACGGCTCGAAGGCTGCAATCCGATGGATCTACCGCCGCTGTACGACGCGATCGATCCGGAGGCGATCGACGCGCTGTTTCCGGACGAGCCGAACTGCGGGGCCGATCGCGTCTCGTTTCGGTACTGCGGCTACGAGATCGACGTTCGACCGTCGGTCGTTCGCATCCGGGATGGCGACTGA
- a CDS encoding nuclear transport factor 2 family protein translates to MSQTPRAVVEEFFDRMADDDERDTVDELFTADAVVTLPGTRFEGADAATELLEWLAPRYEWAEKEFDRWIEAGSHVVSQGTLYGVDADGERFEDVRYVDVYRVEDGRIARLDIYNDLAAEGVVS, encoded by the coding sequence ATGAGTCAGACACCACGCGCTGTCGTCGAGGAGTTCTTCGATCGGATGGCGGACGACGACGAGCGCGACACCGTCGACGAACTGTTCACCGCGGACGCGGTCGTCACGCTCCCCGGAACGCGCTTCGAGGGTGCGGACGCCGCGACGGAACTGCTCGAGTGGCTCGCGCCGCGATACGAGTGGGCCGAGAAAGAATTCGACCGCTGGATCGAGGCGGGATCGCACGTCGTGAGTCAGGGGACGCTCTACGGCGTCGACGCCGACGGGGAGCGGTTCGAGGACGTCCGGTACGTCGACGTCTACCGGGTCGAAGACGGCCGCATCGCCCGGCTGGACATCTACAACGACCTCGCTGCGGAGGGGGTCGTCTCGTGA
- a CDS encoding LLM class flavin-dependent oxidoreductase — MTGRTGVLFATRDDPDLVCEAERLGFESVWAAEGQGKTAFGKLERWAVATEEIGLATGIVNVFSRTPAATAQAIATLDAHSGGRAILGLGVAHPGVVEAFHGTEFERPIARLAEYIRLVRRYLAGDPSGFDGEFFSPDRTAFWEAFDPVRSEIPIYNAALGPTNVRLTGELADGWLPNLYPRPAFERAQEWLDAGLERGDRERSDVDVAMYVLVSVDDDRSVARDAAAAHVARYFRDVPGYYDRVAAEAGFDEMIDRVETAPTPAAAADAVDDAFLDRVAVVGDESSVRAQLSDLREAGVDLPIVRAPSGVDRAAVEAVLRATRPR, encoded by the coding sequence GTGACGGGGCGGACGGGCGTGCTGTTCGCGACGCGAGACGACCCCGACCTCGTCTGCGAGGCTGAACGCCTCGGCTTCGAGAGCGTCTGGGCGGCGGAGGGACAGGGGAAAACGGCGTTCGGGAAACTCGAGCGCTGGGCGGTCGCGACCGAGGAGATCGGGCTGGCGACCGGGATCGTCAACGTCTTCTCGCGCACGCCGGCGGCGACGGCGCAGGCGATCGCGACCCTCGACGCCCACTCCGGCGGGCGCGCGATCCTCGGGCTCGGCGTCGCCCACCCCGGCGTCGTCGAAGCGTTCCACGGCACCGAGTTCGAGCGACCGATCGCCCGGCTGGCGGAGTACATCCGTCTCGTCAGGCGGTACCTCGCCGGCGACCCGTCCGGGTTCGACGGGGAGTTCTTCAGCCCCGATCGAACGGCGTTCTGGGAGGCGTTCGATCCGGTTCGTTCCGAGATTCCCATCTACAACGCGGCGCTCGGGCCGACGAACGTCCGATTGACCGGCGAGCTGGCCGACGGGTGGCTCCCCAACCTCTACCCGCGACCGGCGTTCGAGCGCGCCCAGGAGTGGCTCGACGCGGGTCTCGAGCGGGGCGATCGGGAGCGATCGGACGTCGACGTAGCGATGTACGTGCTCGTCTCGGTCGACGACGATCGATCGGTCGCTCGCGACGCCGCGGCCGCTCACGTGGCGCGGTACTTCAGGGACGTTCCGGGCTATTACGACCGCGTCGCCGCCGAGGCCGGCTTCGACGAGATGATCGACCGCGTCGAAACGGCACCGACCCCGGCCGCGGCCGCCGACGCGGTGGACGACGCGTTCCTCGATCGGGTCGCCGTCGTCGGCGACGAGTCGAGCGTCAGGGCACAGCTGTCGGACCTGCGCGAGGCGGGCGTCGACCTGCCGATCGTCCGCGCGCCGAGCGGGGTCGACAGGGCGGCCGTCGAGGCCGTGCTCCGCGCGACGCGGCCGCGATGA
- a CDS encoding SDR family NAD(P)-dependent oxidoreductase — protein sequence MVRGTDGDRHRRSPRDRRACARSLAERGATVVAGDVADCDAVVADATDLPGTIRAIDADVREPADLDRLVAEATERGDGSLDVLVNNAGVIAREPIDDLAPEQWDEVIETNLTGAYNAISAATPALRASSGAIVTISSLLSHVGYRDRAAYSASKGGLDAMTRALAAELGPDGVRVNAVNPDFIRTEMTRTHLDEGREDAFREKTAIDRLGDPEDVAAVVAFLASDRAAFVSGETILVDGGQAALG from the coding sequence GTGGTTCGAGGGACGGACGGCGATCGTCACCGGCGCAGCCCGCGGGATCGGCGCGCGTGTGCGCGATCGCTGGCCGAACGCGGGGCGACGGTCGTCGCCGGCGACGTGGCCGACTGTGACGCAGTAGTCGCCGACGCCACCGACCTGCCCGGAACGATCCGCGCGATCGACGCGGACGTCAGGGAACCCGCCGATCTCGATCGACTCGTCGCCGAGGCGACCGAACGGGGTGACGGAAGCCTCGACGTACTGGTCAACAACGCGGGCGTGATCGCCCGCGAACCGATCGACGACCTCGCGCCGGAGCAGTGGGACGAGGTGATCGAGACGAACCTCACCGGGGCCTACAACGCGATCAGCGCAGCGACGCCCGCGCTCCGCGCGTCGAGCGGTGCGATCGTCACGATCTCGTCCCTCCTCAGCCACGTGGGGTACCGTGACCGGGCCGCCTACAGCGCGTCCAAAGGCGGACTCGACGCGATGACGCGGGCACTCGCCGCGGAACTGGGGCCCGACGGCGTCCGTGTCAACGCGGTCAACCCCGACTTCATCCGGACCGAGATGACCCGAACGCATCTCGACGAGGGACGGGAAGACGCGTTCCGGGAGAAGACGGCGATCGATCGGCTCGGCGACCCCGAGGACGTCGCCGCGGTCGTCGCGTTTCTGGCGAGCGATCGCGCCGCGTTCGTCAGCGGCGAGACGATCCTGGTCGACGGCGGGCAGGCGGCGCTCGGGTAG
- a CDS encoding ATP-binding cassette domain-containing protein has product MSDYILETADLTKTFGELIANDGISLGVERGEVHGIIGPNGSGKSTFFNTVTGFYDADGGQVFFDGAEITGMGPDEIARNGLGRTFQIASPFTDLTVRENLLSVYTEGLGSGLRITDEKRDRAQEILERLEIEHIAEHEASDISGGQQQLLELGRILMLDPQCIMLDEPTAGVNPALQNRILEHLRDLNEDGKTFVIIEHDMSVISGLTDCVSVLNQGQVVMQGDFETVTSDDRVREAYLGEETDPDAGLGETLDRNTRSSTEITADDAGEGGTVTASGGASAASNGGSTAGLSEVSPDVTSTAKRLVAEDIVTGYGNHTVIDGVSVESHDGVTCIFGPNGSGKSTLLKSLVGAVPVWSGSISYGETDITETNAYQNLDHGMVMLPQDGGIFGNLTVRENLLLGGYRVDDRSVRRERLDTVLDAFPALEDKLDADGRSLSGGQQMMLSFGRAMMTGSDLFLLDEPSAGLSPSLVDDVFDMTETLVEQGVQVVLVEQNVREALKIADHVYILAQGELQFGGEAHELRDEDDLVELYLGLE; this is encoded by the coding sequence GTGAGCGACTACATACTCGAGACTGCGGACCTAACCAAGACGTTCGGCGAGTTGATCGCCAACGACGGCATCTCGCTGGGCGTGGAACGGGGTGAGGTACACGGGATCATCGGGCCGAACGGGAGCGGCAAGTCGACGTTTTTCAATACGGTGACCGGCTTCTACGACGCCGACGGGGGGCAGGTGTTCTTCGACGGCGCGGAGATCACGGGGATGGGACCGGACGAAATCGCCCGGAACGGGCTCGGGCGCACGTTCCAGATCGCCTCGCCGTTTACCGACCTCACCGTCCGCGAGAACCTCCTCAGCGTCTACACGGAGGGGCTGGGGTCCGGGCTCCGAATCACCGACGAGAAGCGCGATCGCGCCCAGGAGATCCTCGAGCGCCTCGAGATCGAACACATCGCCGAGCACGAGGCGAGCGATATCAGCGGCGGCCAGCAGCAGCTCCTCGAACTCGGCCGGATCCTGATGCTCGATCCGCAGTGTATCATGCTCGACGAACCGACCGCCGGCGTCAATCCGGCCCTGCAGAACCGCATCCTGGAGCACCTTCGGGACCTGAACGAGGACGGCAAGACGTTCGTGATCATCGAACACGACATGAGCGTCATCTCGGGGCTGACCGATTGCGTCAGCGTGCTGAACCAGGGGCAGGTCGTGATGCAGGGCGACTTCGAGACCGTCACGAGCGACGATCGCGTCAGGGAGGCCTATCTCGGCGAGGAGACCGACCCCGACGCGGGACTCGGCGAGACGCTCGATCGCAATACACGGTCGAGCACGGAGATCACGGCGGACGACGCCGGCGAAGGGGGCACCGTGACTGCATCCGGCGGTGCGTCCGCCGCGAGCAACGGCGGGTCGACGGCGGGCCTCTCGGAGGTGTCGCCCGACGTGACGTCGACGGCCAAGCGCCTGGTCGCCGAGGACATCGTCACCGGCTACGGGAACCACACGGTCATCGACGGCGTGTCGGTCGAGAGCCACGACGGCGTGACGTGCATCTTCGGCCCGAACGGGAGCGGGAAGTCGACGCTACTCAAGTCGCTCGTCGGTGCCGTCCCGGTCTGGTCGGGGTCGATCAGCTACGGGGAGACCGACATCACCGAGACGAACGCGTACCAGAACCTCGATCACGGGATGGTGATGCTCCCCCAGGACGGCGGGATCTTCGGCAACCTGACCGTCCGCGAGAACCTGCTCCTGGGCGGCTACCGGGTCGACGACCGATCGGTCCGACGGGAGCGACTCGACACCGTGCTCGACGCGTTCCCCGCCCTCGAAGACAAACTCGACGCCGACGGGCGGTCCCTCTCGGGCGGCCAGCAGATGATGCTGAGTTTCGGCCGGGCGATGATGACCGGTTCCGACCTCTTCTTGCTCGACGAACCGAGCGCCGGCCTCTCGCCGTCGCTCGTCGACGACGTCTTCGACATGACCGAGACGCTCGTCGAGCAGGGCGTGCAGGTCGTTCTCGTCGAACAGAACGTCAGGGAGGCGCTCAAGATCGCGGACCACGTCTACATCCTCGCTCAGGGAGAGTTACAGTTCGGCGGGGAGGCACACGAACTGCGCGACGAAGACGACCTCGTCGAACTGTACCTCGGACTCGAGTAA
- a CDS encoding ABC transporter substrate-binding protein, translating to MGTHSNRNPRRKFLKYVGAAGAAGLAGCVGQDPGEDDGGDGGDDTVVIGSNHPLSGSLGGTGERMDNAVKLAAMMKNENGGIESMDGAELEVVSGDNQGEQELGGEITDELIGEGADVLTGCFSSPVTNAATRAAERDGTPFVISVSVADDILQESEMNYVYRPQPRARQMAVDHADLMPAAIRDAGHEVETAGIYYIDIDFGQSVRDALEEELPEQGIEVVEDVGIGFGETADTQVTQLQSADPDVVIAISYEGETVELLRAMDDQDYRPPFLAGCANEALNDRSALEEMGDTAEDALATNFALNPVDDRAADVRDRFEEEFDQSFDANVAMTYVATEVIIAAIEDAGSGDPEDINDALAEIEVSEHVAAMPPITFDEYGENENALAPLFQVQDLEDRVVAPEEFAEIDVDL from the coding sequence ATGGGGACGCATAGCAATCGGAATCCCAGGCGCAAGTTTCTCAAGTACGTCGGTGCAGCGGGGGCTGCTGGACTCGCGGGGTGCGTCGGACAGGACCCGGGCGAGGACGACGGCGGTGATGGCGGCGACGATACGGTCGTGATCGGATCGAACCATCCGCTGAGCGGCAGTCTCGGCGGGACGGGCGAGCGGATGGACAACGCCGTCAAGCTCGCTGCGATGATGAAGAACGAGAACGGCGGGATCGAGTCGATGGACGGCGCCGAACTCGAGGTCGTAAGCGGCGACAACCAGGGGGAACAGGAACTCGGCGGTGAGATCACGGACGAACTCATCGGCGAGGGCGCGGACGTTCTCACGGGGTGTTTCTCGTCGCCGGTCACCAACGCCGCGACCCGCGCCGCGGAACGCGATGGGACTCCGTTCGTCATCTCGGTCTCGGTCGCCGACGACATCCTGCAAGAGTCCGAGATGAACTACGTCTACCGACCACAGCCGCGGGCGAGGCAGATGGCCGTAGACCACGCGGACCTGATGCCGGCCGCGATCCGGGACGCCGGCCACGAGGTCGAAACCGCGGGCATCTACTACATCGACATCGACTTCGGTCAGTCCGTCCGCGACGCCCTCGAGGAGGAGCTTCCGGAACAGGGGATCGAAGTCGTCGAAGACGTCGGGATCGGATTCGGCGAAACGGCGGACACGCAAGTGACGCAGCTGCAGTCGGCCGATCCGGACGTCGTGATCGCGATTTCCTACGAGGGTGAGACCGTCGAACTGCTCCGTGCGATGGACGATCAGGACTACCGTCCGCCGTTCCTGGCTGGCTGTGCGAACGAGGCGCTCAACGACCGCAGCGCACTGGAGGAGATGGGCGACACGGCAGAGGACGCGCTCGCGACGAACTTCGCGCTCAATCCAGTCGACGATCGCGCCGCGGATGTCCGCGACCGCTTCGAAGAGGAGTTCGATCAGTCCTTCGACGCGAACGTCGCGATGACGTACGTGGCGACGGAGGTCATCATCGCCGCGATCGAGGACGCCGGCTCCGGCGACCCGGAGGACATCAACGACGCGCTGGCGGAGATCGAGGTGTCCGAGCACGTGGCCGCCATGCCGCCGATCACGTTCGACGAGTACGGCGAGAACGAGAACGCACTGGCACCGCTGTTCCAGGTGCAGGATCTCGAAGACCGGGTCGTTGCACCCGAAGAGTTCGCCGAAATCGACGTTGACCTCTAG